The stretch of DNA cgattgagggcatacgcttcagaaggattaactgtttgcgattaggcaacaaaACAGAAACGGTCAGctagatcaaagtgtctgcgattgatggcatacaatTCACACGGATAAAATGGACGCGGGAGGACTACATCCGGCAGGAGATGGAGCACCAGCGCCGCGCCCTCGAGGGGATCGACGCCCGGTGCCGCGACTGCAAGGAGGACAACATCATCATCCTCGACGACAACGATGAGGAGGCGCCCGGGCCTTCCAACCCCATCCACCACGGTGACCCAGGGCAGGGTACAACAGGGAcagcggcgacgacgacgacggcgacgacTACACCAACTTCTACAGGCTCCTTGGCATgtagaaggcggcggcggcgtgcagGACGGGAGAGGCAGCGTACTAGCAGTAGTACTAgcagtagtactagtagtagtagtttTAGTTTGTTTTTTAATTTGTCTTTCGGTTTGTATAAATTTCAATAAAACCGTCTGGATTTCCTCCAAATTTGTGTCTCTTTGGCCGAATTTGGTTTTCAAAAAGCGGCGTCTAGGGTGGCCTTGGGTCGGCGACTAGGAACcatagcccccccccccccccccccccccccacacacaccgatttTTTTGTTGGCTCACCCCAGGCGGCGCTATTTCAAGCCCCTGGGGGCGAACGAGTGGAGATGTTCTAAAGGGCTTGTAGATGGGATCTACTCGGGGGTCACGCATTTATCAAACTTCCGTACGGGGGATATAGATTTTTAGTTAAGTCACTTTTTCATACACCCTGCATGTTAATCTAGCAACTCAAATAATCATACTTAATGATGAACATAGTTAGCTACGATTTGTTTCGAAACCCAAGAAACCACATATAATAAATTTAAACAGATTAGAGGTGTTTAAATTGGTTTTGTAGGATGTGCATGTGATGTGGTATAGCCATGGTCATATTGGTGAGAATATGTATGAGATGTCTATATGTTATAATTATTAACACGACGGTGTGTCATGGTACGACATGATAGTTGGAGCCATATGATTGCCACTTTTATGACCTATGTGTCAACTTTTATGTAATGCATTTTGATTAGCTATCTCGATAGCAATGATATTTAGTGCATGCATATGGCGGTGAGAAGTTTTGCAAAGGCGGACCCCGACGCAAAAGCTGTATGAGAAGATGGGGAGAAAAACTGAAAGAACGGGCCATGGAAGAAAAGTTATGCCACGACAACATTTTTTGCCACCACAATAATAGTATTTTGCTGAAATCTACTTTTGCTGAAACGGCTGCCACGACAACATTTTTGGCTGAACCTGCGCGAAGACGATGTAGTCTTCTCCAACTAAAGGGTCTATGCCATATCCCACTTTTACGAACTATCTAAAATGTTCATCCCTTTTATTTACACCCTTTTTTATTGCAAGGTAGTCATGATTAATGCCTGTGGACACGTCAGGATGTGTCCGCGGACAAGGATAAGTGTAGACACCCCGCACGCACCAAATTTTGACAAATATGTGTAGATCAATAGCAATTCAATCATACATTTACTCTAGGAAAGATGTTTAACAATCTGAAAGATGTTCAACAAGTTTTTAAATTCATTGATCCCACAAGCAGCCCTCATCTTAAGTTTTCTCGCCTCGAACTTGATGAACTTCTTCATAGGCCTTGATTGATCCAATTGCCATGTCTATTAAGCTTCATCCAGTAATGCATCATTATGAAGGGCTTCTGGACTACACAATGACATGATCAACAAGTTGTAACATTGAGCAAATCAATGAAATATGTTTGTGTCCGATTTGCAAGAAAATGAATGCGTGAATGCGTCCGCGAACAAATAGGGGTCCAAGTTGGATGGGAAACTACATCCGAACAGGTCGATCCAGACGTTTGCATGCTATTTGAGAGTCCGCGTTGGAGATGCCCTGAGGAACTAAAGCCATTGAATGAGTTTCATTTAACCTCCTCATGTATCACCAGTTGATGGAGGGGGAAATCTACAACGAGTTTGCGAGCAAGATGGTCGTGGCGCCTATGGTCTCTAAGGACCCGAACTTCATTGACCAGTAGCGGGCGCTCTACGAGCCCGTGCGTAGCACTCGCGTCAGCTACAACACGATCACGATAGAGACATGCGCGGAGGTAATGCAGACGATCGCGGACGAGAACATGGTTGCCTACATCGGTAGCTCCACGTTGTTCGCGGTGCCCACATTATTGGTGTCGGGCCGCAACAACCATGAGGCCAACCCGTCCACGTCGATCGTGGATCTCACCTCGATCAACAGTAGGATATGGAAGACAGACGAGGGCCACCAGACGTAGAGAAGAACAGTAAGTCCAACACGGATGCCTCCACGGTTGGCGAAGATTCATACTAGGTTAACTTTTGTTATGTAAATAAATTGTCATGCCCGCTTTTGTTTAATGAAATATGTCAAAAATGTgatgaattttttttttgaaagaaaaaaagTGATGGTGGGCTCGGTTTCTATATCAATGTTCACAAACGCACCCAAACTAAACACACACGCGTCTATACATGGGAGTATGTCAGGTTGGGCCTAAAAAAGCCCGGTGCTGAAAACCCAGGACCGAGCCCGGCCCGACCATCAGGCCTAATAAATCAGGCCCAAGCCTGACATGGCCCGGTCTGCCCGACCCGGCTACGGCTAAAACCTGTCTTTTACGAGCCTGGCCTGGTCTGCCCGGCGGGCTCAATTTCCAAGCCCAAGCCCAGCTCGATGACACAATCAGGCCCAGCCTGGCCCAGGATTTTCGTGTCGGGCCATCCGGGCCGGGCCGCCCATGGCCTCTCGGCTCGCTTCCCCGCCACCCGCTCTCCAACCCAAGGTCGGACCGCTCCTCGGACATCGCGCCCGCCCTTTTCGCTTAAACCCAAAGCCATCGCCAACCCATAGCAGCAGCAACTGAACTAAACACACCACAGTGCCCGCCGCGGCCCTATTCTACCTGCCCGTACGTTTCTTGTTCCACGGCCGAATATCACAGGTCGTAGACTCACTCGCCATGGTGGCCGGGCGTGTCAAGGCGGCCATGGGCTTCCACAGCAGCCCCAGGGCGCCCAAACCGCCGGCGCCGGCGACGACGGCCCCCGCCGAGGGGTACGCACACACGCCGGCCCGGGTTCCCTCGTCGTCAACGTCATCGCCCGCTCCGTGCGGCTCGGCGTCCAAGGCGTCCGCGTTCGCGCGGTCCTTGGGCGCTTACTTCCCGCGCTCGTCGGCGCAGGTGCAGCCCGCGCGCGCGCCGCCGGAGGTCGCCGGGCTGCTGCGCGCCATCGAGCAGCTCCAGGAGAGGGAGTCGCGGCTCCGCGTCGAGCTGCTCGAGCAGAAGATACTCAGGGAGACCGTTGCTATCGTCCCTTACTTAGAGGCCGAGCTCGCGGCGAAGAGCGACGAGCTCGAGAGATACAAGGAGTCCGCCGCGCGGCTCGAGTCCGAGAACATGCGGCTGTGCGCTGAGCTCGACGCTGCCGCGCTGGAGGTTACGAGCAGAAAGCAGAGGATTGTTCAAATGGAGAAGGAAATGGCAGAGCTGAGGAAGCAGCAGGACGCTGAGGACTGCTGCTCGTCCTCATCCTCGTCCAAGCCCTACTTGGCCGTCTCGTTGCACGCTTCACCACCGAGCTCTTCGTCATCCTCGTCCACGTCGACCTCACCGACGGATTCAGGCTCGTCGTCAGACACGGCGGCCATGCGAAGAACCCGCGTGCCAGAGCTCTCGAAGCTGCCGCCGATAcctccgccaccgccaccgccaccgcggCCTCAGCTGACGCCGGCACCCAGCCTGAGCATCAGCTCCGGCTCAATGGGCGTGTCCGGAAGCGTAGGCCCGCCACCTCCTCCGCCCCCGCCCCCACCGTCCAAGAGGACATCTTCGCCGGTGAGATCGGGTTCGTGCGTGAGGCGCGTGCCTGAGGTGGTCGAGTTCTACCACTCGCTGATGCGAAGGGAATCCAAGAGGGACGGAGGGAGCGGTGCGGACgcagcgagcggcggcggcgcggcggcgaccAGGGACATGATCGGTGAAATCGAGAACCGGTCGGCACACCTCCTCGCGGTACGCAATACCACTACAGAGATTGACATTTTTCTTAAGCTGGAATCATTGGAGGGAACGTTCTCTTAACCTGTGGTAACTTCTAAGAACCTCCTTTTGACATCACAACTGACTGAACTATTCATATTGGAGCTGCTGCTGAACAATCGCACAATGTTGCGTACGTGCATTAATGCATTTTTTAAGGGAGCGTACATAAGCAGTACTGGTTTCGTCTTTTCGGTTGGTATAGCAAAGGGTACAGGTGATTTTCGGTTGGTATAGTAAAGACTGCTTTAGACATGGACGTTAATTATTGGTGAAAACTGCAAGTGCCACACTGCAACCGCAACATGTACTGCTCCTTCAGAAAAACGGAAAAGTCGGTTTTTTTGCGTTTTCGAATTATGGATGCCACCCATTCCTTATTACAAAACGCCAAGGCATTGTAACGCAATAATTTCGTTAAGTTTTTTAACACCGGGGGTGGGGGTTGATGGCAGGAGTACATAAACTTCAATTGGTGTGTACCGTGACTACAGAAGACGGAGGCAGAAACAGCTGCACGGAATCCGAAGTGGGCATGGCTCGACGGGATCGAGCGATCGAATGCAGTGCATTTATTATTGCGGTGGATGCATGTGCGAATTACGGGCTCTGGTAGTTAATCCGAGAATCACTGCATTAGTGAGCCCGTGCCCGATGTGGATCGCCCGGACGTTGGTTAGCCTAGCCGTTGGAGTTATTTACGCTTGGAAACGGAACAGGGTTACTGTAGTACGTCGCTGGAATTGACAGAGAAACTGTGTGCTATGTTGTGGTGTGCAGATCAGGTCGGACGTGGAGACGCAGGGCGACTTCATCCGGCTCCTCATCAAGGAGGTGGAGGGCGCGGCGTTCGTCAACATCGACGGCGTGGTCAGCTTCGTCAAGTGGCTCGACGACGAGCTATCCCGCCTGGTGCGGCAGCAATGAATTCACTTGAGGTGCTTGTCCGGTGGTCAGCGGTGACGGCGGTTGGTAACTGGGTGGTGGGCATGGTTGCGTTGCAGGTGGACGAGCGCGCGGTGCTGAAGCACTTCGAGTGGCCGGAGCAGAAGGCGGACGCGCTCCGGGAGGCGGCGTTCGGCTACCGCGACCTGAAGAAGCTGGAGGGCGAGGCGTCGTCGTTCCGCGACGACCCACGCCAGCCCTGCGCCGCCGCGCTCAAGAAGATGCAGGCCCTCTTTGAGAAGTAATAATCGTCAAATTCACTCTGCTGTTTCAGTACGGCGTTTTGTCATGCGGCAACGAACCAACAAGGGTGCGGCGTGCGTGCAGGCTGGAGCACGGCGTGTACAACCTCGCCCGCGTCCGCGACGGCGCCGCCAGCAGGTACGGCCGGTTCCAGATCCCGTCGGAGTGGATGCAGGACGCCGGGGTCGTCAGCCAGGTAACGTAGTGCAGTAACTAATTCGATCTTGGTACTCGTCTGAGTAGAGTGGTAGGACAGCAACCGTCTAGAGTTGCGAGTAGCTGAAGAAACGCACCCACACGTGATGCGACCTTCTCTGGTCACGGGGAGGGAGCGTACGTAGGTGGGTGCGCGGCGTATACTCCAGTAGGCAACAACAAGACGGGGATGGCGTATAGTAGGCAACAACAAGAAGGGGATCGATAGGCGTGGCATTTTCTTGTCTTGTGCTGTGGGTAGGGTGTGCACGTGAGTGTGGGACGGACGCGATCTCGTGACCATGCTACTGGCTAATTCGTTCGCTGCTGTCTCTAGAGCTAGAGAACAAGCCCATGACACCTCGGGGGCCGTGTCCTTGTGCGTAGCATAGGCACGCCTTGCCGGGCGGGATCGATCCGTACGCAACTAATTGTACTCGGCCATTCTCAAGACCAGTC from Triticum urartu cultivar G1812 chromosome 3, Tu2.1, whole genome shotgun sequence encodes:
- the LOC125544288 gene encoding protein CHUP1, chloroplastic — encoded protein: MVAGRVKAAMGFHSSPRAPKPPAPATTAPAEGYAHTPARVPSSSTSSPAPCGSASKASAFARSLGAYFPRSSAQVQPARAPPEVAGLLRAIEQLQERESRLRVELLEQKILRETVAIVPYLEAELAAKSDELERYKESAARLESENMRLCAELDAAALEVTSRKQRIVQMEKEMAELRKQQDAEDCCSSSSSSKPYLAVSLHASPPSSSSSSSTSTSPTDSGSSSDTAAMRRTRVPELSKLPPIPPPPPPPPRPQLTPAPSLSISSGSMGVSGSVGPPPPPPPPPPSKRTSSPVRSGSCVRRVPEVVEFYHSLMRRESKRDGGSGADAASGGGAAATRDMIGEIENRSAHLLAIRSDVETQGDFIRLLIKEVEGAAFVNIDGVVSFVKWLDDELSRLVDERAVLKHFEWPEQKADALREAAFGYRDLKKLEGEASSFRDDPRQPCAAALKKMQALFEKLEHGVYNLARVRDGAASRYGRFQIPSEWMQDAGVVSQIKFQSMKLARKYLERVSSELEAIKVGPDEEELMLQGVRFAFRVHQFASGFDADTMRAFQELKEKASLCRFQRQKTE